The Geobacter sp. AOG2 genome includes a window with the following:
- the glp gene encoding gephyrin-like molybdotransferase Glp translates to MVSFDEAINIILSSVSPVGTERVHLLDATGRVIAEDMIAPRDMPLWDNSAMDGYAVKFADCDIVPRMLRVNAFLPAGTNAGGVCVEQGCAIRIMTGAPIPDGCDAIVPLEETDKNDHEIALREPVVKGQHIRFKGEDVHAGIAFIQAGSIIRPPEINMLASFGIALVPVYRRPSVAILSTGDELVELGTTPGVGEIVNSNTLSLAAAVRETGAVPLVIGIARDVRESHLEKLLEGLKADVLITSAGVSAGDRDLVRDVLAELGSRQLFWKVGVKPGGPTAFALHGSTPVFSLPGNPVSTMITFEEFVRPALLKMQGYRRVLRPLFKAILREELHKKPGKVQIARIRLEREDGRWYATSAGNQQTAILRTMVDAEALAVLSLEKTYFAIGDEIDAHFYGNHIDQM, encoded by the coding sequence ATGGTTTCATTCGATGAGGCAATAAACATCATTTTATCCTCTGTGTCTCCTGTTGGTACAGAGCGAGTACATTTATTGGACGCCACTGGACGTGTAATTGCTGAGGACATGATAGCACCACGGGACATGCCATTGTGGGATAACTCAGCGATGGACGGTTATGCGGTCAAATTCGCTGATTGCGACATTGTACCCCGAATGTTGCGGGTAAACGCATTTTTGCCTGCCGGCACCAATGCTGGTGGCGTGTGTGTGGAGCAAGGATGCGCCATCAGGATCATGACAGGCGCGCCGATCCCCGATGGGTGTGATGCGATAGTACCACTGGAGGAAACTGATAAAAACGACCACGAGATCGCCCTGCGGGAGCCGGTTGTAAAGGGGCAGCATATCCGATTTAAGGGTGAGGATGTCCACGCAGGTATTGCTTTTATTCAAGCTGGCTCGATCATCCGACCTCCTGAAATAAATATGCTGGCTTCTTTTGGGATTGCCCTGGTGCCTGTCTATAGACGACCCTCCGTAGCAATTCTCTCTACGGGTGACGAGTTAGTGGAGTTGGGCACCACTCCAGGGGTGGGCGAAATTGTTAATAGCAATACCCTATCCTTGGCCGCAGCGGTGCGGGAAACTGGTGCGGTACCGTTGGTCATTGGCATTGCAAGGGATGTGCGTGAAAGCCATTTGGAGAAACTTCTGGAAGGGCTGAAAGCCGATGTTTTGATTACTTCAGCTGGAGTGTCTGCTGGTGACCGAGATCTCGTTCGTGATGTCCTTGCAGAACTTGGATCGCGGCAGCTTTTTTGGAAAGTGGGCGTCAAACCCGGCGGACCGACGGCCTTTGCCTTACATGGCTCAACCCCAGTTTTTTCTCTGCCCGGCAACCCGGTCTCCACAATGATTACATTTGAGGAATTCGTGCGGCCGGCTTTACTCAAGATGCAGGGCTATCGTAGGGTGTTGCGTCCGCTCTTCAAGGCCATCTTGCGAGAAGAGTTGCACAAAAAACCAGGCAAGGTCCAGATCGCACGTATCCGTCTTGAACGGGAAGACGGCCGCTGGTACGCAACGTCGGCCGGGAATCAGCAAACCGCAATCCTTAGGACCATGGTGGATGCCGAAGCCCTTGCCGTTCTTTCACTCGAGAAGACATATTTTGCCATTGGTGATGAGATTGACGCACACTTTTATGGGAATCATATAGATCAAATGTGA
- the moaC gene encoding cyclic pyranopterin monophosphate synthase MoaC, with amino-acid sequence MEFNHFDIRGNAVMVDVSAKQATMRTATAAAEVRMSGELLTAIRTGAVIKGDVLGVARLAGIMATKKTPELIPLSHPLALHSVAVDFEQDQAGGRIEVMCTVRAFERTGVEMEAMTGAAVAALTIYDMCKGSDKSVTVDNIRLLYKVGGKSGAYRRDEER; translated from the coding sequence ATGGAATTCAACCACTTCGATATTCGGGGTAATGCCGTCATGGTGGATGTCAGCGCCAAGCAGGCGACTATGCGGACCGCCACGGCAGCGGCGGAGGTGCGCATGTCGGGGGAACTGCTGACCGCCATCCGGACCGGTGCCGTGATCAAGGGCGATGTGCTGGGGGTCGCGCGGCTGGCCGGTATCATGGCGACAAAAAAAACGCCGGAGTTGATCCCACTTTCCCACCCGCTGGCCCTCCATTCCGTGGCGGTGGATTTCGAACAGGACCAGGCCGGCGGAAGGATCGAGGTCATGTGTACCGTGCGCGCCTTCGAACGCACCGGGGTCGAGATGGAGGCTATGACTGGCGCGGCCGTGGCGGCCCTGACCATCTACGACATGTGCAAGGGGAGCGACAAATCCGTCACCGTCGACAACATCCGGCTCTTATACAAGGTAGGCGGCAAAAGTGGAGCATACCGCCGGGATGAGGAACGTTGA
- a CDS encoding TnsD family transposase, with protein MTRHFPSFPLPAEGETIFSLFTRCKATSGFPADAIVRELTGQKLKSRLIAALPAYLPTMAAKVHKNHPYSDSLNVVRHYSLFPYLSYFMPAPIRTELETKIASTDVTQPIGLGMGLAKYPANIATAPRYCPSCIEEGIKAEGFQYFRREHQLPGVYICWKHRQPLYHGCKLCGEYPLRNKTLTLAGECNCESGIEPLPAALVESPPSPSLLWLAEQSAYLLTSSGTRFGNSSAAIGHKSASQASNRHGTVDYRAVAVKIMDFFGDNTLRLLNVNVLTSGQPAPWIRKFFYGDRGHRPTLLYLLLIGAYFDSVSHFEAEGSEKAGAKQIAPRKVVNAAGLLSKHRGTLTKLIKETPGLSRSDFQKYAPGAYDFLIRYDKDFFQLQLHRAMAVDAPRGRSMGWAALDSTKACELEELFTQEYNKIEKPVYITPTSALRSCRIFEKFRADSSRFPEVTKVLTKNLEDRDSFHKRRLRWAITEMRRTGTPISANRLRRVADFELKVLHRHRDFILATIQELGADVDDRSFLA; from the coding sequence ATGACTCGTCATTTCCCATCCTTTCCACTACCTGCGGAAGGAGAAACCATTTTCTCCCTCTTTACGCGCTGCAAGGCGACGTCAGGCTTTCCCGCCGATGCGATAGTTCGGGAACTGACGGGGCAGAAACTGAAGTCGCGCCTCATAGCGGCACTGCCTGCGTACCTCCCTACCATGGCAGCGAAAGTTCACAAGAACCATCCTTATAGTGATTCACTCAATGTCGTCAGACATTACAGCCTGTTCCCCTACCTCTCGTATTTTATGCCTGCGCCGATACGTACGGAGCTCGAAACGAAAATAGCTTCGACTGACGTGACCCAGCCAATAGGTCTTGGCATGGGGCTAGCGAAATATCCTGCCAACATCGCGACTGCACCCCGCTATTGCCCTTCTTGTATCGAGGAAGGGATCAAAGCGGAGGGGTTTCAGTATTTTCGTCGCGAACACCAACTTCCTGGCGTTTATATCTGTTGGAAGCATAGACAGCCTCTTTACCATGGATGTAAACTGTGCGGGGAGTATCCGCTCCGTAACAAGACTCTCACTCTCGCGGGAGAATGCAATTGCGAGTCAGGCATAGAGCCTCTCCCAGCCGCTTTGGTGGAAAGCCCTCCATCTCCTTCGCTCTTATGGTTGGCAGAACAGAGCGCTTACCTTCTTACTTCTTCCGGCACGAGGTTCGGCAATTCATCGGCTGCGATCGGGCATAAGTCCGCATCGCAGGCAAGCAATCGGCATGGCACAGTCGATTATCGCGCTGTTGCAGTAAAAATAATGGATTTCTTTGGGGACAATACCCTGAGGTTGCTGAACGTCAATGTGCTAACGAGCGGCCAGCCGGCTCCCTGGATACGAAAATTTTTTTATGGAGATCGCGGACATCGGCCTACGCTGCTTTACCTGCTCCTCATTGGCGCTTATTTCGATTCGGTCAGCCATTTTGAGGCCGAGGGATCAGAGAAAGCAGGCGCGAAGCAGATCGCCCCAAGAAAGGTTGTAAATGCAGCCGGCCTCCTCAGCAAGCATCGCGGGACGCTGACGAAATTGATAAAGGAAACACCCGGGTTATCCCGTAGTGATTTTCAGAAATATGCACCAGGGGCTTACGACTTTCTGATTCGGTATGATAAAGACTTCTTCCAATTACAGCTTCACCGAGCGATGGCCGTAGATGCCCCGCGCGGGCGCAGTATGGGTTGGGCCGCCTTGGACTCGACGAAGGCTTGCGAACTCGAAGAACTTTTTACGCAGGAATATAACAAGATCGAAAAACCTGTTTATATCACTCCGACTTCAGCTCTTCGTTCATGCCGAATTTTCGAAAAATTTCGGGCGGACTCCTCGCGTTTCCCGGAGGTCACCAAGGTCCTGACCAAGAACCTTGAAGACAGAGACAGTTTCCATAAAAGGCGGCTGCGTTGGGCGATTACGGAGATGAGACGGACAGGCACACCGATATCGGCGAACAGGCTACGAAGGGTAGCGGATTTCGAGCTCAAAGTGTTGCACCGTCACCGGGATTTTATTCTCGCTACAATCCAGGAACTAGGCGCGGATGTTGATGATAGATCTTTTCTTGCTTGA
- a CDS encoding ATP-binding protein — translation MSELIYTPHPLPEFAGNPLVEVLKPLPADVVDKIKLLKRRPDFNEHELNLNSSMRRLCTARLKNFMFPMDKHVEIFTNIHSLIVGGYKDRNPLTAQGQQSLYQQSASPSTVTFLTGLSGAGKSALIRAIMRTMGPQVINHSEYNGKPCPYTQILYVMQNVPVNSTAKNMCMTLGSEMDNLLQREIVTPIFSKNRTHTDFILGLKKSVKHLRLGAIVIDELQNVNLRRGANKDEFLAMVSNFRDELGVPIILVGTTAAKKILFANKNISVQRRFCDGGFEELDPPKSAQEDDWYKFCKTMWRYQWVKDPVGFSDEICELLYDLTQGVTGILLTLFINCQMAAIGGQERVDGRLVENVYLEQMKPLHAALDALRSKDPVMIAKFDDLYFSAANEVTNFADCRMGEVSKFEKEAFVETSAVEPKFSGARRKKANPERVAQLRKELIGEQQHHQKFDNILNG, via the coding sequence ATGAGCGAACTGATTTATACCCCACACCCTTTGCCTGAATTTGCTGGCAATCCACTTGTAGAGGTTCTCAAACCCCTTCCGGCTGATGTAGTCGACAAGATAAAGTTATTAAAGCGTCGGCCGGATTTTAACGAGCATGAGTTGAACCTTAACAGTTCAATGCGGAGACTGTGCACCGCCAGGCTGAAGAACTTCATGTTCCCCATGGATAAACATGTTGAAATTTTCACCAACATTCACAGCCTCATCGTCGGCGGATACAAGGATAGAAATCCGTTGACCGCACAAGGCCAGCAGTCACTGTACCAACAGTCAGCATCGCCATCGACAGTCACATTCTTAACGGGTCTTTCTGGTGCGGGAAAATCCGCGTTGATCCGAGCGATTATGAGGACCATGGGACCACAGGTTATCAATCACAGTGAATATAACGGCAAGCCGTGTCCGTACACCCAGATTTTGTACGTCATGCAAAATGTGCCGGTGAATTCGACAGCGAAAAACATGTGCATGACCCTTGGCAGCGAAATGGACAATCTCCTCCAGAGAGAGATTGTCACCCCGATATTTTCAAAAAACAGGACGCACACCGACTTCATCCTCGGGCTAAAGAAGTCGGTGAAGCATCTGCGTCTCGGGGCTATAGTCATAGACGAACTACAAAATGTGAATCTGAGAAGGGGCGCCAACAAGGATGAATTTCTGGCCATGGTCAGTAATTTCCGCGATGAGCTGGGTGTCCCGATCATATTGGTTGGTACAACGGCTGCGAAGAAGATTTTATTCGCCAATAAGAATATTAGTGTGCAAAGGCGGTTTTGCGACGGAGGGTTTGAAGAACTCGACCCCCCAAAATCCGCGCAAGAGGATGACTGGTACAAGTTTTGTAAAACGATGTGGCGTTACCAATGGGTCAAGGATCCGGTAGGATTTTCCGATGAAATATGCGAACTCCTGTACGACCTGACCCAAGGCGTCACGGGAATCCTCCTCACTCTTTTCATTAACTGTCAAATGGCAGCTATTGGAGGACAAGAGCGTGTAGACGGGCGGTTGGTGGAAAACGTCTATCTGGAGCAAATGAAACCACTCCACGCGGCGCTGGACGCCTTACGCTCGAAAGACCCAGTGATGATTGCCAAATTTGACGATCTCTATTTCAGTGCGGCAAACGAGGTCACGAATTTTGCTGATTGCAGAATGGGCGAGGTGAGCAAATTCGAAAAAGAGGCCTTTGTGGAAACCTCCGCCGTCGAACCAAAATTTTCTGGCGCTCGAAGAAAAAAGGCGAACCCGGAAAGAGTTGCCCAGTTGCGGAAGGAACTGATAGGCGAACAGCAGCACCATCAAAAATTTGACAATATTCTCAATGGATAG
- a CDS encoding TnsA endonuclease N-terminal domain-containing protein encodes MKLVQKWIARGYGQGEGLNYRPFFHVRDVPSKGRSAIVEGLKTGRIHHYLSDVEYQHHVLAEFSQEVVDIREQYALLPWEETQEIARELGIQHPVYPCTNTPIVMTSDLVLTLLDSNLAVISVKRAADVRGAASAQERTLEKLRIEQEYWKRRRIPWVLSTELDICQARAKNLAALRTAMVSRELDPVMAHFHNFVAVFLEKWEPNKNLNCILAETAEALGGLSADVTFCLFGRAVWLRRLPVNLDIPINHFLPVALVWS; translated from the coding sequence ATGAAACTCGTGCAAAAATGGATAGCCCGGGGGTATGGGCAAGGAGAAGGTTTAAACTATCGTCCCTTTTTCCACGTACGGGACGTTCCTTCAAAAGGACGGTCAGCAATAGTGGAAGGTCTCAAAACGGGCCGGATTCACCATTACCTGTCCGATGTTGAATACCAGCACCATGTTTTGGCGGAATTTTCACAAGAGGTTGTGGACATCCGGGAGCAATATGCGCTGCTACCGTGGGAAGAGACCCAGGAGATCGCCAGGGAACTCGGAATACAACATCCCGTCTATCCTTGCACGAATACCCCGATCGTAATGACTTCTGATCTTGTGCTGACCTTACTGGACAGTAATTTGGCGGTGATTTCGGTCAAACGCGCTGCTGACGTGAGAGGAGCGGCCAGCGCTCAGGAACGGACATTGGAAAAATTGCGTATCGAGCAAGAATATTGGAAACGGCGCCGCATCCCGTGGGTGTTGTCGACGGAACTGGACATCTGCCAAGCGCGAGCAAAGAATCTGGCGGCACTCCGAACCGCTATGGTCTCAAGGGAACTCGACCCGGTAATGGCACACTTCCACAACTTTGTTGCCGTCTTCTTGGAAAAGTGGGAACCGAACAAAAACTTGAACTGTATCCTTGCCGAAACCGCGGAAGCTTTGGGAGGGCTGTCCGCTGACGTCACTTTCTGTCTATTTGGACGAGCCGTGTGGCTGCGCCGGCTCCCAGTGAACCTTGACATCCCAATTAATCATTTTTTACCGGTTGCTCTCGTCTGGAGTTGA
- a CDS encoding WYL domain-containing protein, whose product MEIQELVQSQRDRLAFIELRIRFFGEIQRQDLISRFGIQVAAATRDLSLYRHLAPGNLEYDAKVRVYKQGREFQPIFKFSADRVLAWLSRGYGDGYPERERPLVRSASFGPVNSISLFTLSVLTQAIYKKKAVEMSYRSMTSGLSTREFVPFALADNGFRWHVRGFDRNNKGFIDLILTRIVEAHIINGEIDELETSDQDIQWNRIVELELVPHPENVKYAATVEADYGLTDGVLNLKVRAALVGYLLRRWSVDCSPDHSSRGHEFHLWLRNSPALYGVDNLHLAPGYVGG is encoded by the coding sequence ATGGAAATACAAGAGCTTGTGCAATCGCAACGCGACCGGCTGGCTTTCATTGAGCTGCGCATCCGTTTTTTCGGGGAGATTCAGCGGCAAGATCTTATTTCGCGATTCGGCATTCAGGTCGCTGCCGCGACCCGCGACCTTTCGTTATACCGACATCTTGCTCCTGGAAACCTGGAGTATGATGCAAAGGTGAGGGTCTATAAGCAGGGAAGGGAATTCCAGCCCATTTTTAAGTTTTCCGCGGATAGAGTTCTTGCCTGGCTTTCGCGGGGCTACGGAGATGGCTACCCCGAGCGGGAACGACCTTTGGTCAGGTCTGCGTCATTCGGGCCGGTAAATTCCATATCGCTCTTCACTCTTTCCGTTTTGACCCAGGCAATCTACAAGAAGAAGGCAGTCGAGATGTCCTACAGATCGATGACCAGCGGTCTCTCGACAAGGGAGTTCGTCCCGTTTGCTCTTGCCGACAATGGATTCCGCTGGCATGTAAGGGGGTTCGATAGAAATAATAAGGGGTTTATCGACCTGATTCTCACCAGGATAGTGGAAGCGCATATTATAAATGGAGAAATAGATGAACTTGAAACTTCAGATCAGGACATTCAATGGAATCGGATTGTGGAACTCGAATTGGTCCCCCATCCCGAGAACGTGAAATATGCGGCTACCGTTGAAGCCGACTATGGTCTAACGGACGGAGTGCTGAATCTCAAGGTCCGGGCCGCGCTGGTAGGCTACCTACTCAGGAGATGGTCCGTTGACTGTTCTCCAGATCACAGCAGCAGAGGCCACGAGTTCCACCTTTGGCTGCGCAACTCCCCAGCTCTCTATGGCGTCGATAACTTGCACCTTGCTCCCGGCTACGTAGGGGGCTAA
- a CDS encoding metallophosphoesterase: MKIAWLTDMHLNFVGRDEFSHLCASLRTSSANATLITGDIATSYNLTRYLDELADNMKMPIFFVLGNHDYYGSSVREVNETVRKMASENLYLTWLSVCHGPIELSPDTCLIGHEGLADGRLGNPEGSTVILNDYYHIQELVQPTKEARLQVQHHLGDEAAAHLLHQLEMATTAGYSHILVALHVPPFPEACWHMGHNTDDYYLPHFGCKATGDVLRKFAEEKPMSQIDVYCGHVHSQGEAEILANLRVHTAGAEYREPKISKIIEV; the protein is encoded by the coding sequence ATGAAAATAGCGTGGCTAACAGACATGCACCTCAATTTTGTAGGACGCGATGAGTTTAGTCATCTATGCGCTTCTCTCCGTACGTCTAGCGCCAACGCTACGCTCATTACCGGCGACATTGCCACATCGTACAACCTCACTCGCTACCTCGATGAACTCGCAGATAACATGAAAATGCCGATCTTCTTTGTGCTTGGTAACCATGACTATTACGGCAGTTCGGTGCGTGAGGTGAATGAAACTGTAAGGAAAATGGCGTCTGAAAACCTGTATTTGACCTGGCTATCGGTGTGTCATGGTCCTATTGAACTTTCACCTGATACGTGCCTGATAGGCCACGAGGGTTTGGCCGACGGGCGGTTGGGTAATCCTGAGGGGTCAACAGTAATTTTGAATGATTACTACCATATTCAAGAGTTGGTACAGCCGACAAAGGAAGCCCGGTTGCAGGTCCAACACCACTTGGGCGATGAGGCCGCCGCACACCTCCTGCATCAATTGGAGATGGCAACCACAGCTGGATACTCTCATATTCTCGTGGCCTTGCACGTGCCCCCGTTTCCGGAGGCCTGCTGGCATATGGGGCACAACACAGACGACTACTACCTCCCACACTTCGGCTGCAAAGCCACGGGTGATGTTCTGCGAAAGTTCGCCGAGGAGAAGCCGATGTCACAAATAGATGTCTACTGTGGGCATGTGCACAGCCAGGGAGAGGCAGAGATCCTGGCAAATCTGCGAGTTCACACGGCGGGAGCGGAGTATCGGGAACCAAAAATTTCTAAAATTATCGAAGTTTGA
- a CDS encoding single-stranded DNA-binding protein, whose amino-acid sequence MASLNKVMLIGNLGKDPEVRYTPAGVAVASFNLATSERFKSKSGEWEERTEWHRVTLWSKLAEIAGEYLSKGKTVYIEGRLQTRKWQDNSGNERYTTEIVGEKMQMLSPKGERRGGDVTSEPVNGGGFEEPPFQDDDIPF is encoded by the coding sequence ATGGCAAGCCTGAACAAGGTCATGCTGATCGGAAATCTGGGTAAGGACCCGGAGGTGCGCTATACCCCGGCCGGGGTTGCCGTTGCCAGCTTTAACCTGGCAACCAGCGAGCGCTTCAAAAGCAAGAGCGGCGAATGGGAGGAGCGCACCGAATGGCACCGGGTCACCCTCTGGTCGAAGTTGGCCGAGATCGCCGGCGAATACCTCTCCAAGGGCAAGACCGTTTACATTGAAGGACGCCTGCAGACCCGCAAGTGGCAGGACAACAGCGGTAATGAACGCTACACCACCGAGATTGTCGGCGAAAAGATGCAGATGCTTTCGCCCAAGGGCGAGCGCCGTGGAGGAGACGTGACCTCGGAACCGGTTAATGGTGGAGGATTCGAGGAACCACCCTTTCAGGATGATGATATTCCATTTTGA